A stretch of the Chloroflexota bacterium genome encodes the following:
- a CDS encoding diacylglycerol kinase family protein yields the protein MKSTSRWHSFSSAVNGVVYAFRTQPNTWIELFAAAVVVVAGILFSIDRLEWAIIAITVFSVLALEAVNSAIEALVDLVSPEYDELAGVVKDCAAGAMLLAATGAVFVAAAIFGPRLWALFVGV from the coding sequence GTGAAAAGTACCAGTCGCTGGCATTCCTTTTCCAGTGCAGTGAACGGTGTAGTTTATGCCTTTCGAACGCAGCCAAATACCTGGATCGAGCTTTTTGCGGCGGCGGTGGTGGTGGTTGCCGGGATCCTGTTCAGTATTGATCGGTTGGAGTGGGCGATCATAGCGATCACGGTTTTCTCCGTTCTGGCTTTGGAGGCGGTCAACAGCGCCATCGAAGCGCTGGTAGATCTGGTATCACCCGAGTACGATGAGTTGGCGGGCGTGGTCAAGGATTGTGCTGCCGGTGCCATGTTGTTGGCTGCGACCGGCGCTGTTTTCGTTGCAGCAGCAATTTTTGGGCCTCGTCTGTGGGCCTTGTTTGTCGGTGTCTGA